DNA from Elgaria multicarinata webbii isolate HBS135686 ecotype San Diego chromosome 8, rElgMul1.1.pri, whole genome shotgun sequence:
tttcaaagatcctggagcgtgcggtctactctcgctgtcttgactttctttctagtaactctgctttggatccatttcaatctggattccgtcctctgcattccaccgaaacagcccttactaagatcaccaatgatctccttactgccaagtctaaaggccattattccgttcttattctccttgatctaactgcagcctttgacacggttgatcatgatcttctcttagattcccttcatgaccttggattttgtggctctgtctataactggtttgcctcctatctagcgggtcgctctttcagcgtgttgactaatggcagctcgtcttcctcctttcccctttcagtaggggttccgcaaggctcggtgcttggcccgttgttgttttccttatacatgttgcccttgggcaagcttattcaatctcatggtctccaatatcatctgtacgccgatgatacacaactatatctgtcatctccggaactttctcctgatgttcacgatcgtatctcggcatgtctttcagatatctcagcttggctgcttcatcgtcgcttgaagcttaacatggcaaagactgaattgcttgtttttcctcctaaaccttctcctcatctctcattctctcttactgtcaatgatgttacgcttactccggtcaaggaagctcgtagccttggctttatcttcgactcctcgctctcctttattcctcatattgaggcagtagctaaatcttgtcgatttttcctgtataatattgccaggattcgatcatttttgtctgtctcttctgccaagacgcttgttcatgcactggttatttcacggttggactactgcaaccttcttctctctggccttccttcttctcacatcagcccgttggtttctgttcaccactctgccgcaaagatcatcttcttagcacgccgctccgaccatgttactccgcttctgaaatctcttcattggcttccaattcacttcagaatccaatataaacttctcctgttaaccttcaaagcttttcacggtctagctccttcctatctctcctctctcatctcacactattgccccgctcgtgctcttcgctcctctgatgccatgtttcttgcctgcccaagggcctctacttcccttgctcggcttcgtccattttcgtctgctgctccttacgcctggaacgctcttccagaacatttgagaactacaagttcaaccacagcttttaaagctcaactaaaaacttttctttttcctaaagcttttaaaacttgatgttgtgcagacttctactgttactttctactgttagtttttccctaccctgtgcctgcttacccttccctgtacctgttggcattctcttcccctccttattgttttactatgattttattagattgtaagcctatgcggcagagtcttgctagttactgttttactctgtacagcaccatgtacattgatggtgctatataaataataataataataataataataataataataataataatctggtatTCCAGATCCATTGTTGTGTGGACAATATCGGCTGCtatattgtgaactgctttgagaaCCACTGTGGTTCTTGCTATATTTTAGAAATAGTgtaaaataaataactgaacTTTACACTGTGTTTTCACaattgcttcctctccctctccctctccgtctccctctccctccctccctctccctctccttttgaTAATGAATGGTGAATTTGGAACAGAGAATCTCAACTGAGATGCAGGAAGTGACCTGTATGTGATGGCAAGCAAGGGGCTGTCTCATGAATAAGAGCTAGCTGGACGGGGCCACATCTTTCCCTTTTGGCTTGAGTGTCATTCAGGAAGGATACAACCCGCATGCCCCTTTCCACTGGGTCAGTCAGCAATAGCCCTCGTGGAGCATAGATTTTCTCATTCTGCTCCTGGATGTACTTGGAGATCTTCTTCAGAACCTGGGGAGATAATTAGACACAACTGTTCAGCAACGACTTGGCAAAGATGATGCCTCACCCCAGTTAGTGACCCCAGAGAGAGGGAGATACAAAGGAGAGAAATCGATAGCTTTAACTATATCCTCTTATGTTCTCTTGGGGATAGTTCACCTACTTTCAGAAAAAAGGAGTGTTTCATGAAACCTGAAAGGATGCATCCCTGGTAATAGAAATGAGTATTGACTAAGGAACCCCATTCCCCATTTCAGGTCAGCAATCTCATTGATAACCATTCAGCCAATATTTACAGCTTCCCAGGACAACTCATTCTATTTCCTAACTATGTTCCTACATCGAGCATGTTATGCCTGAGACTCATcttagggcaggggtgcagaacttcaggcccagggggGAAATTCAGCCCTCCTGGGCCCCCAATCTGGCTGTTCAAGGTTCTCCAGGTTGCCTCACCCACTTTCCCCCATCCACAGATTGTTTGGTggtctcctggcttttgtgtagttccTCACCCCCACCATACTAACAGGTGAAAATGCCTATCCAAAGGCTTTCCCAcgttggggtggagtgggggacttCTGTTCTAAAAAGCGTaggaatatttgaaataaataaataaaattagttacTAGCAGTTAGTTACTAGGTGGAAAAATCTGCTTCTGCCAGTGCCAACATCTAGATCTAACCCATGGTGCAAAGTGACCGTCATTGTGAAAGCAATAGGGATGGATAAGGGTTGGAGGGAAGAATCCTTTGACCCCCCAGACAGCATCAGAGGGGCCATGGGATAGTTGAGATTCCTAGATCCGAGGTTTAAGACAGCATTCTGACCTTGAAGCTGGAGCTGGTGCAGAAAGAACCACACCAAGTACTCTCCAAGCTCAGAAACCTGAACTCGGAGAACAAGAGAGGGTGTATGTCAGTGGAcaaagaggggaggagactggagacaccaggatatgagctatcctgaagcctgtccagcctccttccctccccctctgaaacaccccagctagatgggcaaaaaagcccatctagtgaaaatgcagggtgggaagaAAGCAGTCTGGGAGGAACAGCAAACACAAAGATTGCCTCTActgctcttcctgccctgcataggGTGACAGTATGCCTTCAAGTTTGGAGGTTTACAGTcattgccataggattgcaccctaaatgaccaTCATAGAGACAGTGTTGACTGTTGTTTTGTGTGGCAGTTCTATCCCCTCCCTGTCCCATCAGAGGCAGCTGGAGACAGACAAGCATTTCTGAAAGAGTTGAGAGGGGTTTGAGAGGGGTCTTGTTCCCACGGTATACTCATGGCTCATTTCTTTTATCCCATTGTTACCCCATTGTTGGGATGAGTGTCTAAATCACGAATTGTGATCCTgcttccaaaacatctgcagctctcgggggaggggggatgaccaATTACGCCTCTAGCCTGAATGTACCAATGGCATCTGCCTTTCAGAAGACAGGCTAACAAAATTAAGCTCTGGAACAGAATGGAATTCTCAGGTTACCACCTGTTTGACTAAAACATAAATCTGTTGCCAATTTACTGATCCTGCTGGAACAAAACCAAGATATTGTGCTGCTTCTGTTGGCAACAGATAAGTTAACACTTCACAGGGAAAGAATTCTAATCGTCTCCCAATCTAATTTGCTCAAAAACAGTGAagtgctttgaagggagggaaagagcagaAACTTAATCATGGATCTCCTGTGCCTAGCCTAGTTTGTCCCTTAGTGCACCAGGATACATAGTTTCTTTCCTTCAACAGTTCTAGATCTAAATAAATAGTTACTCTGATTGTGTTGGTTCATCTACCATACATGCTGAATATTGGGTCATCAGTGTGTTATAACAACGTTCATAATATCGGTGGTTCTCTTCGTTCTAGCGTGCTCTCCAAACCTTCTCATAGTGGGTCTCCATGCAAAGGAAGATGAAATAGGCTGTGGCACAAGCCAGACATCCCTCCAGATAGGAGCTGCCCCCAATTTTCTCAGCCTCTGCATAGAAGTTGTTGAGGGTCTTCACTGTCTCCTCGAAAAGTTGCCGCTCAATCTTtggcagaaagagaagagaggaagagCAGAATAAAAGCTATGTACAGAAGGCCTTTTTATGGATCCTGGCTTTCCCAAATGCAAAAAGGCAGAAAAGTGACGTTAGCATAGAGAAGGGAGCCCTTAGAGCAAAAGCAGATATGCTGTGGGGTGACATATATGTGAGTGTTGGCATGCAAGCCATTAAGTGGAAGGGATTAAAACTACTAACAATTTAATAGAAATACCAAAAGGAGAAAAGGTATAGGTCTGTAAGAAGATAGCAAACCTCTCTGTGAAACGTAGGTTTCCAAatatctagaacagccttccccaacttgcacCCTTGAGATGCATTgaattacaaatcccatcatccccacatactctccagatgtgttgaattacaactcaGCCCATCATCCCTCCAATACTCTGGTCTAACATATACTAAGCCAGTCAAAGTGTGAGCCATGGCAACCCTAGGAGATAGCTGACTGTACCCGGCTGTCCAGCTCAGGAGGAAATTTGGTCTGGAACTGACAGATGGTGCCATCACTGTAGTCCCGCTGCACAAAGACCTTGGTGGCCAATGAAGCACTGCGCCGTAGTTCTTGGAGATTGTGGAcctggggagaaaaagagaggcagGTGGTTACAATAGGCAAAACACCTGCTTGGAGGAAATTGTGTCCTGGCACTCGCTGTTCAAAGAGCATGGACTTTTCTTTGTGCTCTTCACGACCTCATCTTGATGATTTCGGGTCTGCAGCGTAGGGTGGTGCGAGGCGGTGCGGTGCTGCATTGGCGCTCCTTGTGACCATCTACAGCAGAAGGAGCACAGTTCCAGGCTTTCCTGTAGGCACTGCCACCGCGCTCGCCCACCCGAGCACACATGCAGCAGTTcaggggcacctgggagcatccatttttcctcttccaaggttagttctatttattttttttaagctgtaaatgcgaagggtcacatttacagctaaatggaagggaaaacaaggggggaggaatgaggtgctccctccctcacagaatatccaacccccatttatttatttatttttgaacaaGGGTCCTTAGAGGCGTGGAGCCTCACTCCAAGCTAAAAAGAGTCAGGGTACTGCCCAACTTATTTAGAGTGGAGCTTTGGGGTTTTGCCCCTGGGTTGCTTCGGAGTgccggctgcgtcatgtagatcacctgctgccactcccaaGCTACCGTAGGGGGAAAAGTGCCTGTCTAGACAAGCCCACTGCGTCCTTCCAATCCATTTTTTTTCACTGAGACAAACCTGTTAATTCTCCCCCAGTTGCAACAATTTCATCTAGTGACTCTctaggacaattgtctcactgaCATGCCTTTCTTCATAAGAGGGAAATACAGAAGGGCAAGTGGACATATCCAAGGAAGACACTCTGCTAAATAGCACAGAAAGggactgctgccgccaccgccgccgccaccaccaccaccacagagagCATCACTGGAAAGTAGGGCAGTTACCCCATTAAATACATCTTGCCCAGTTAATCCCATACATTTTTGAACCAATTAATCAACTGTTAAAAGTGGGTGTTAGATATTCTCAAACTCACATAGGATCTCTGTGAACAGTCTCTATGGGAAAGTTTAAGTGATCCATCTATATGAACTGGCTCAGGGGGTGCTGGTCCAGTGGGAAAGACCCACATGATCAGGCCCATCCAAGCGGTTGGATCATTCAGCATTCTCCCAGCTGTGCAATCACTAGTCATAGATAAGTATCTCACATGGGAGAATCATTAAAGCAGCTTTATCCAATCaggcaccctccagttgtgttgggctacaactcccatcatccccagccagcatacccaTTATGGCTGCAGTTGGTGGGAGCTCTGGTGCAACACACCTGGacggttggggaatgctgccctAAATCTGCATTCAATTGcatatcaataaaaataatagttaTGATGGGGGGAGGGATACTGTcattgtttttagatgatgcatCACATGCTGCAGCCGGCACCATCTTAGTAGATGCATTCCTTCCTGTGTGGGCAAGATATTAGTGGGGGGGGCATGCCTTTTCCAATTTGGCACCTACCACCTGCAGTTTTTGTATATGCATCACTGCAGGTCAATTTGTATCTActtgtttgtgttgttgtttttaatctaatGCCTAATTAATTTTCGTTGATCAAAAAGTACATAACAAGATTGAACTAActgataaattaattaaatattgcAGTTCTACACTGAAAAGATAAAAAGACCTTCTATGAGCGATTCCTCCCATTGTGACTAGCAGGCTCAGGGGGTGCCGATCCTACGGGAAGATTCTTGTGATCAGCCCCTCCCAAGTGGACATGGAAATCCAATTCCAATTGGGGCCATGGTGGGAGCAAGGGATTAAAGCCCTCCTTCTCCCaggccatggtcccaatctgacaCAGCATCACTCCGTGCCAGCTATtcgttgtttttaaagaacagctATGCAAGGATGAACTAGGTGATGGATCTCACTTCTGCTCAGGCCCTAAATGTTGCCTTGGAATACTGGTAAGGGTTTTAGATGTGGAAATATAATTTGAAGTTTAGGCATTTATGTTCATTATTGTATACCTTATGTGTGTAAAAGAGGCATCATAGATCACCAAGCTTTTATATCACATCAGAGAATATTATTCAATGGACGCAGGCACATTATCAGCTGAGAATCAG
Protein-coding regions in this window:
- the GOLGA7B gene encoding golgin subfamily A member 7B isoform X2; translated protein: MATEVHNLQELRRSASLATKVFVQRDYSDGTICQFQTKFPPELDSRIERQLFEETVKTLNNFYAEAEKIGGSSYLEGCLACATAYFIFLCMETHYEKVLKKISKYIQEQNEKIYAPRGLLLTDPVERGMRVIEISIYEDRCSSSSSGSSTSTPSSAGGGGGGAGGR
- the GOLGA7B gene encoding golgin subfamily A member 7B isoform X1; its protein translation is MGAGGSSENTVRPSAETEPTLASQVHNLQELRRSASLATKVFVQRDYSDGTICQFQTKFPPELDSRIERQLFEETVKTLNNFYAEAEKIGGSSYLEGCLACATAYFIFLCMETHYEKVLKKISKYIQEQNEKIYAPRGLLLTDPVERGMRVIEISIYEDRCSSSSSGSSTSTPSSAGGGGGGAGGR